A single genomic interval of Geotrypetes seraphini chromosome 1, aGeoSer1.1, whole genome shotgun sequence harbors:
- the GNL3L gene encoding guanine nucleotide-binding protein-like 3-like protein isoform X3, with translation MARHKKQRQRGKLRLATTVRKRKCSQGKDATLQGKNIGRQDLELPNLSRFKEHVRKEAEQKKKRVEEAREKRKSARYKEVYKHRNLENLQRDALKRQQDFEQKEIDLKNLESHKQLENENSRKAYYREFKKVVELADVVLEVLDARDPLGCRCPQVEQAVVQAGANKKLVLVLNKIDLVSKEIVQKWLRYLRNEFPTVAFKASTQQQLKNLQQSRVPVSQASAELLSSSTCLGADCLMKLLGNYCRSQDIKTAITVGVVGFPNVGKSSLINSLKRARACNVGATPGVTKCLQEIHLDKHIKLLDCPGIVMATAASDIAVILRNCVKIEQLADPVSPVEAILRRCNKQQVLEYYSIPNFRNTMEFLAVLSKRKGMLRKGGVPDHEKAARAVLTDWTSGRISYFTHPPETHTLPTHISAEIVTEMGKAFDFEELERDNQTALAQMPSGPDGIAMETCGLTSSTEEVKQAFEELKDAEIAMDEDSKDLEFGPMTVEIKVSSKNKQEATAAVRVPRAPSLQEIQALDPLLQGQGLRVASKRRRKLQKRADKIATKLSDTLTSAMAFNLSDD, from the exons GGAAAGGATGCTACGTTGCAAGGAAAAAATATTGGCCGGCAGGATCTGGAGCTACCCAACTTATCTCGCTTCAAGGAGCACGTTAGGAAAGAAGCTgaacaaaagaagaaaagg GTGGAGGAAGCAAGAGAGAAACGGAAGTCTGCCAGGTACAAAGAGGTATATAAGCACAGGAACCTGGAGAACCTGCAGAGAGATGCTCTGAAGAGGCAGCAGGACTTTGAACAGAAG GAGATAGACTTAAAAAATTTAGAGAGCCACAAGCAGTTGGAGAATGAGAACTCCAGGAAAGCTTACTACCGGGAGTTTAAAAAG GTGGTGGAACTGGCTGATGTGGTTTTGGAAGTACTAGATGCTCGAGACCCCCTGGGCTGCCGTTGCCCTCAGGTGGAGCAAGCTGTGGTCCAGGCAGGAGCAAATAAAAAACTTGTCCTGGTGCTAAACAAAATTG acCTCGTTTCCAAAGAAATAGTACAGAAGTGGCTACGATACCTGCGGAATGAGTTCCCCACTGTTGCTTTCAAAGCCTCCACGCAGCAGCAACTCAAGAACTTG CAACAGAGCCGAGTGCCTGTTAGCCAGGCTTCAGCGGAGCTCCTGAGTTCCAGCACTTGCCTGGGAGCTGACTGTTTGATGAAACTGCTGGGGAATTACTGTCGGAGCCAGGACATCAAGACTGCCATCACCGTTGGGGTTGTGG GTTTTCCCAACGTGGGGAAGAGTAGTCTGATCAACAGCCTGAAGAGAGCCCGGGCCTGCAACGTGGGAGCAACCCCTGGTGTCACcaa GTGTCTCCAGGAAATCCACCTGGACAAGCACATCAAGCTGCTGGACTGTCCGGGCATCGTCATGGCCACTGCTGCCTCTGACATTGCTGTCATCCTGCGTAACTGCGTGAAGATTGAGCAGCTGGCAGACCCAGTGAGCCCTGTGGAGGCCATCTTGAGACGCTGCAATAAGCAACAA GTACTGGAGTACTACTCCATCCCCAACTTCAGGAACACCATGGAGTTTCTGGCGGTGCTATCAAAGCGGAAGGGCATGCTAAGGAAAGGAGGGGTCCCGGACCATGAGAAAGCAGCCAGAGCTGTGTTAACTGACTGGACAAG CGGGAGGATAAGCTACTTCACCCACCCCCCAGAGACACATACACTGCCCACCCACATCAGTGCAGAGATTGTGACAGAGATGGGAAAGGCTTTTGACTTTGAGGAACTTGAGCGAGACAACCAGACTGCACTGGCAC AAATGCCCTCTGGTCCAGATGGGATTGCTATGGAGACCTGTGGCCTGACAAGCAGCACTGAAGAAGTTAAGCAGGCATTCGAAGAGCTGAAGGATGCTGAAATTGCCATGGATGAGGACAGCAAAGACTTGGAG TTTGGTCCCATGACAGTAGAAATCAAAGTCAGTAGCAAGAACAAACAGGAGGCCACTGCAGCAGTAAGAGTTCCAAGAGCACCCAGTCTCCAAGAGATTCAAGCCCTGGATCCACTTTTGCAAGGTCAGGGCTTGCGGGTGGCAAGTAAAAGACGGCGGAAACTGCAGAAGCGGGCAG ataaaattgcaaCAAAGCTCTCAGACACACTGACGTCTGCCATGGCATTCAACCTTTCAGATGACTAA
- the GNL3L gene encoding guanine nucleotide-binding protein-like 3-like protein isoform X2, with product MSWIQLRGTVNQLAGLGSREKQRQRGKLRLATTVRKRKCSQGKDATLQGKNIGRQDLELPNLSRFKEHVRKEAEQKKKRVEEAREKRKSARYKEVYKHRNLENLQRDALKRQQDFEQKEIDLKNLESHKQLENENSRKAYYREFKKVVELADVVLEVLDARDPLGCRCPQVEQAVVQAGANKKLVLVLNKIDLVSKEIVQKWLRYLRNEFPTVAFKASTQQQLKNLQQSRVPVSQASAELLSSSTCLGADCLMKLLGNYCRSQDIKTAITVGVVGFPNVGKSSLINSLKRARACNVGATPGVTKCLQEIHLDKHIKLLDCPGIVMATAASDIAVILRNCVKIEQLADPVSPVEAILRRCNKQQVLEYYSIPNFRNTMEFLAVLSKRKGMLRKGGVPDHEKAARAVLTDWTSGRISYFTHPPETHTLPTHISAEIVTEMGKAFDFEELERDNQTALAQMPSGPDGIAMETCGLTSSTEEVKQAFEELKDAEIAMDEDSKDLEFGPMTVEIKVSSKNKQEATAAVRVPRAPSLQEIQALDPLLQGQGLRVASKRRRKLQKRADKIATKLSDTLTSAMAFNLSDD from the exons GGAAAGGATGCTACGTTGCAAGGAAAAAATATTGGCCGGCAGGATCTGGAGCTACCCAACTTATCTCGCTTCAAGGAGCACGTTAGGAAAGAAGCTgaacaaaagaagaaaagg GTGGAGGAAGCAAGAGAGAAACGGAAGTCTGCCAGGTACAAAGAGGTATATAAGCACAGGAACCTGGAGAACCTGCAGAGAGATGCTCTGAAGAGGCAGCAGGACTTTGAACAGAAG GAGATAGACTTAAAAAATTTAGAGAGCCACAAGCAGTTGGAGAATGAGAACTCCAGGAAAGCTTACTACCGGGAGTTTAAAAAG GTGGTGGAACTGGCTGATGTGGTTTTGGAAGTACTAGATGCTCGAGACCCCCTGGGCTGCCGTTGCCCTCAGGTGGAGCAAGCTGTGGTCCAGGCAGGAGCAAATAAAAAACTTGTCCTGGTGCTAAACAAAATTG acCTCGTTTCCAAAGAAATAGTACAGAAGTGGCTACGATACCTGCGGAATGAGTTCCCCACTGTTGCTTTCAAAGCCTCCACGCAGCAGCAACTCAAGAACTTG CAACAGAGCCGAGTGCCTGTTAGCCAGGCTTCAGCGGAGCTCCTGAGTTCCAGCACTTGCCTGGGAGCTGACTGTTTGATGAAACTGCTGGGGAATTACTGTCGGAGCCAGGACATCAAGACTGCCATCACCGTTGGGGTTGTGG GTTTTCCCAACGTGGGGAAGAGTAGTCTGATCAACAGCCTGAAGAGAGCCCGGGCCTGCAACGTGGGAGCAACCCCTGGTGTCACcaa GTGTCTCCAGGAAATCCACCTGGACAAGCACATCAAGCTGCTGGACTGTCCGGGCATCGTCATGGCCACTGCTGCCTCTGACATTGCTGTCATCCTGCGTAACTGCGTGAAGATTGAGCAGCTGGCAGACCCAGTGAGCCCTGTGGAGGCCATCTTGAGACGCTGCAATAAGCAACAA GTACTGGAGTACTACTCCATCCCCAACTTCAGGAACACCATGGAGTTTCTGGCGGTGCTATCAAAGCGGAAGGGCATGCTAAGGAAAGGAGGGGTCCCGGACCATGAGAAAGCAGCCAGAGCTGTGTTAACTGACTGGACAAG CGGGAGGATAAGCTACTTCACCCACCCCCCAGAGACACATACACTGCCCACCCACATCAGTGCAGAGATTGTGACAGAGATGGGAAAGGCTTTTGACTTTGAGGAACTTGAGCGAGACAACCAGACTGCACTGGCAC AAATGCCCTCTGGTCCAGATGGGATTGCTATGGAGACCTGTGGCCTGACAAGCAGCACTGAAGAAGTTAAGCAGGCATTCGAAGAGCTGAAGGATGCTGAAATTGCCATGGATGAGGACAGCAAAGACTTGGAG TTTGGTCCCATGACAGTAGAAATCAAAGTCAGTAGCAAGAACAAACAGGAGGCCACTGCAGCAGTAAGAGTTCCAAGAGCACCCAGTCTCCAAGAGATTCAAGCCCTGGATCCACTTTTGCAAGGTCAGGGCTTGCGGGTGGCAAGTAAAAGACGGCGGAAACTGCAGAAGCGGGCAG ataaaattgcaaCAAAGCTCTCAGACACACTGACGTCTGCCATGGCATTCAACCTTTCAGATGACTAA
- the GNL3L gene encoding guanine nucleotide-binding protein-like 3-like protein isoform X1, whose amino-acid sequence MVMCRVLKSKENSLLEKQRQRGKLRLATTVRKRKCSQGKDATLQGKNIGRQDLELPNLSRFKEHVRKEAEQKKKRVEEAREKRKSARYKEVYKHRNLENLQRDALKRQQDFEQKEIDLKNLESHKQLENENSRKAYYREFKKVVELADVVLEVLDARDPLGCRCPQVEQAVVQAGANKKLVLVLNKIDLVSKEIVQKWLRYLRNEFPTVAFKASTQQQLKNLQQSRVPVSQASAELLSSSTCLGADCLMKLLGNYCRSQDIKTAITVGVVGFPNVGKSSLINSLKRARACNVGATPGVTKCLQEIHLDKHIKLLDCPGIVMATAASDIAVILRNCVKIEQLADPVSPVEAILRRCNKQQVLEYYSIPNFRNTMEFLAVLSKRKGMLRKGGVPDHEKAARAVLTDWTSGRISYFTHPPETHTLPTHISAEIVTEMGKAFDFEELERDNQTALAQMPSGPDGIAMETCGLTSSTEEVKQAFEELKDAEIAMDEDSKDLEFGPMTVEIKVSSKNKQEATAAVRVPRAPSLQEIQALDPLLQGQGLRVASKRRRKLQKRADKIATKLSDTLTSAMAFNLSDD is encoded by the exons GGAAAGGATGCTACGTTGCAAGGAAAAAATATTGGCCGGCAGGATCTGGAGCTACCCAACTTATCTCGCTTCAAGGAGCACGTTAGGAAAGAAGCTgaacaaaagaagaaaagg GTGGAGGAAGCAAGAGAGAAACGGAAGTCTGCCAGGTACAAAGAGGTATATAAGCACAGGAACCTGGAGAACCTGCAGAGAGATGCTCTGAAGAGGCAGCAGGACTTTGAACAGAAG GAGATAGACTTAAAAAATTTAGAGAGCCACAAGCAGTTGGAGAATGAGAACTCCAGGAAAGCTTACTACCGGGAGTTTAAAAAG GTGGTGGAACTGGCTGATGTGGTTTTGGAAGTACTAGATGCTCGAGACCCCCTGGGCTGCCGTTGCCCTCAGGTGGAGCAAGCTGTGGTCCAGGCAGGAGCAAATAAAAAACTTGTCCTGGTGCTAAACAAAATTG acCTCGTTTCCAAAGAAATAGTACAGAAGTGGCTACGATACCTGCGGAATGAGTTCCCCACTGTTGCTTTCAAAGCCTCCACGCAGCAGCAACTCAAGAACTTG CAACAGAGCCGAGTGCCTGTTAGCCAGGCTTCAGCGGAGCTCCTGAGTTCCAGCACTTGCCTGGGAGCTGACTGTTTGATGAAACTGCTGGGGAATTACTGTCGGAGCCAGGACATCAAGACTGCCATCACCGTTGGGGTTGTGG GTTTTCCCAACGTGGGGAAGAGTAGTCTGATCAACAGCCTGAAGAGAGCCCGGGCCTGCAACGTGGGAGCAACCCCTGGTGTCACcaa GTGTCTCCAGGAAATCCACCTGGACAAGCACATCAAGCTGCTGGACTGTCCGGGCATCGTCATGGCCACTGCTGCCTCTGACATTGCTGTCATCCTGCGTAACTGCGTGAAGATTGAGCAGCTGGCAGACCCAGTGAGCCCTGTGGAGGCCATCTTGAGACGCTGCAATAAGCAACAA GTACTGGAGTACTACTCCATCCCCAACTTCAGGAACACCATGGAGTTTCTGGCGGTGCTATCAAAGCGGAAGGGCATGCTAAGGAAAGGAGGGGTCCCGGACCATGAGAAAGCAGCCAGAGCTGTGTTAACTGACTGGACAAG CGGGAGGATAAGCTACTTCACCCACCCCCCAGAGACACATACACTGCCCACCCACATCAGTGCAGAGATTGTGACAGAGATGGGAAAGGCTTTTGACTTTGAGGAACTTGAGCGAGACAACCAGACTGCACTGGCAC AAATGCCCTCTGGTCCAGATGGGATTGCTATGGAGACCTGTGGCCTGACAAGCAGCACTGAAGAAGTTAAGCAGGCATTCGAAGAGCTGAAGGATGCTGAAATTGCCATGGATGAGGACAGCAAAGACTTGGAG TTTGGTCCCATGACAGTAGAAATCAAAGTCAGTAGCAAGAACAAACAGGAGGCCACTGCAGCAGTAAGAGTTCCAAGAGCACCCAGTCTCCAAGAGATTCAAGCCCTGGATCCACTTTTGCAAGGTCAGGGCTTGCGGGTGGCAAGTAAAAGACGGCGGAAACTGCAGAAGCGGGCAG ataaaattgcaaCAAAGCTCTCAGACACACTGACGTCTGCCATGGCATTCAACCTTTCAGATGACTAA